Below is a window of Clostridia bacterium DNA.
CCAGGCTTTTCGCAGTACTGCACCTCGGACCCAAGCCAACGGAGAGTCTGGACTGCTCGGCGAGCGTGGTCAACAGGCACATCGTCGTCGGCTGAGCCCTGCAGAACATAAGCAGGGAGATTTGCCGCGTTCTCCATTATTGCAAGCGAGTTATTGCCACGTTCAACACTCTGCTGAATGGCTAGGAGTTCAGGGGGCGCAAACGCGCAGTCTTGACGCAGAGAGAATGGAACATAGGTTTCGAAACTGTTCCATCCAGCGCTAGGCGCAATTGCCGCGAACTTGTCAGGGTACTGTAATCCGATGTTCCACGTGCCGTGTCCGCCCATGGAATGCCCAGTTAGCCATACACGGTTTGGGTCGATGCTAAATGCCTTCATCGCCTCGTCCAGCGTTTCAAGGGCATTCAGTCGGCCCCAATCCTGCCAGTCGAAACCGAACTCCCGTCGGTTTGTGGCTGCGACTACGTACGCCCAGTCTTTAGGGGAATAGCATGCTGCCTGCCCCTGACACTCTACACTCGCTCCGTGAAGCGTCAGAATCAGGCCATACTTTGCAGCAGGATCGAAGTTCGCTGGTGGAACTACTGAGAATTTCTGCACCGAACCATCGTTCCTGGAGACAAACGTAGTTGTATAGACCTCCGTTGGCGACTTGGCTGACAGGGTTATGCTCTCTTGCGCCTCAAACCCCTCGGTCCTAAGAGTGATCGCCAACTTCATCTTGCCCTCAGGAGCGTCCTGGTCTGTTATGGCTCTAAGCGTCTTTACCGGAACAGGAACTTTGATGGTCGAAAGCGGCGCCACTCTGCCAAGCCTTGTTGAGGTAGGTGCAAACAGCGCATTATCTGCACTGCCAAGAACCACTTCTACATCAATTTCCTTTTCGGTGCAGTTGATAACTGGCACGCCAATCCAGGCATCGAGACGTGCGCCCAAAATGGCGTCTGGAGCTATCAGATCGCCCATTGCGAATGCTGCGGGTTCGGGAGCAGGCAACACTCGGAATGTAAAGGCTCCCCTTGTTGTTTTCGCAAGGACCTTGTTCACGCCGTCCTTGAGAACTGCGGGAATCAGGACAAACCCGTACCCGTAGGGATTCCCCTCATATTGGATCCCGTTGAGCCAGAATGCTGCTGTGCGATCGGCACGTATGAGAACGCGTTGGTCTCCACAGCTCTCGAATTCCGCGTAACCATAGTTCAAACTCAGGTAGCCTGGGAAACCGTAGCAGGATTCACGCCTATCGAAGTCCACATCAGTGTCAGGGATTGCAACAGATCCATTGGCGTCCGCCACAGCTGCTTTCCATTCGGCCACTCCACCAGGCGTCATGGTGCTTGAGTGCTGCATACCTGCTTCAGGCGCGATATGGAGCTGCCCACCGTGTTCATAGAGCGGATCCACAAAATCCTCACGTTGACCGATGGAAAACGGGCCAACCACGAGCCAGGTCTTGATTGCCAATTCCTCTTCAATCGTAGGCAAGTGCGCGTTCTCAGAAGCGGCTACTACATTTGCAGATGAAGCCAAGCACAACGCCATCACCAATGACACTATGATTGCGAGGCACTGCAGCGAACCGTTCTCTCGTTTGCTCATCCTACTCACCTCTTTATGTATTCGCGGATATGATTGTCGACAACTCACTGATGACCCGTGCGGCGCCTTGAATCCTGCCACGCAGCAGGGCCTTCGCTTCTTCAAAATACTCTATCGAAAACTGCGGCGCGGCGACAAAAGTGCCTCTCTCAGTGTGGCAACTCCGATCATAGTGCCTGTTAAAACAGGTGTGTAAACGCGCTAATGTGCTTGACTGATTGTTCTGTATTGAAGACCGGATTCCTTCTATACAAGGGGAAATAGATCTTTCCGGTAGAACGTCAGTGGATGGTCCGCGATTTCTCCCCGGGAGGTCTCCAGACGAAGCCCATCCCCACGTGCTGCGGGAGGGTTCTTGTCGCGGGAGGCGAATAAGATTAAGTCAGCGACGAAACTGCGAAGAAGCAGACGGTCCCTGCGAGTCATGGGTGAGGAGGACGGCTATGCAGGCAGTGCATTTCGGCCTCGTCTTGGGCGTGCTTGCACTGATAGGTGTGGCGTACGGAATCGGAGATAGCTATGTGATGAGGCGTCTGTTCGATGTCCGCGGGACCACCGAAGGCGACGCGTTCGACTACATGGAGAAAAACGAATTGTACACCCGGGCTCAGTTCGATGCGCTTCACAAGGAAGAGATCACGATCACCAGCGCCGATGGGTTGAGACTTCATGCCTTCTACATCGAGCCCTATCCCGAATCCAAGAAGGTCGTCATCGTCATGCATGGATATGCCGCGCTCTTCACACACAACCTTCCTCAGGCTGAGATGTTCATTGAACAGGGCTGCAACGTGCTCCTTGTGAGCCAGCGCGCGCAGGGGCGAAGTGAGGGCAGGTATGTCACGTTCGGGTATCGAGAGAAGGATGACCTGGACCAATGGGTTGAATGGGCAGCGCATAGGAAGGGCAACGGTGTGACGATCGGGCTGTTCGGGCAGTCGATGGGCGGAGCAACGGTGCTGGAGTATGCGAGCATGAACAGGCGCGCTCAGTTTATCATCGCTGACTGTCCGTATTCCGACATGACCGATCTGATGAGAAGGCAGTTCGCGAAGAGGCATCTCCCGCCTGGGATCGCTGTCTCGTTTGTCAACTTCGTGATGCAGCGCAGGCTCGGCTTCCGGATGAGTGACGTGTCGCCCATTCGGAGTGTGCGCGGCGCTGCTGTGCCGATTCTCTGGATTCACGGAGGAGAAGACCACCTGATCCCGGCGTCGATGAGCCAGGCGATGTACGACGTGAAACAGGGGAAGAAGCGGATCTGGATCGTTCCTGGCGCGAAACACGCTGACATGTACGCTCTGCAGCCGGAGGAATACAGGGAAGTAGTGCGCGAATTCCTGGCAGGGATCTAGCTGCCCGGCCTCGCTCAGTTGGAAGTTCATGATCAGTCAGATAGATGGGGCGGGGTCATCCGCGCCGTCTGACACGACGAAGGCGTTTACGGGGGGCGAAAAACCTGGGCAAGGAGTACCGTGAGCCGTCATCTGCCAGGCCTGAGTCAGGCGCCGATGGTGACGGTTCTTTTTCCAGTGAGGCGTATGATGCGGGGCTTGAGGCTGTGCGGTCTGGCAACCTCACGCGAGCTCTTCGCATGCTGCGCACCGCGGCAAATGCGCGGCCGGACATGGTCGAGGCGTGGGTGGAGATGGGACGGATCCACGCGCAGATGGGTGAGCATGGCCGTGCGGTGAAGTGTTGGAAGCGTGCGCTTGCTATCGATCCGAGCAATACTGCGTCGAAGGCTGGGATTGCCAGAGCCAACCGGATACGGGTCTCATCCCGCAAACCGCGCGTCTTTGCTAGGGCACTCGTGATTCTGGCAGGCTGCCTGCTGGTCATCCTGGCGGTAGTCTGGCTGAGGGGCTCAATCGCGCGACGCTCCGCGCGGGCGCCGATCGCACCCAAATCTACGGCGCCTGGGATGCCCGCGGTGACCTCGGCGCCTGCGGCTTCTGCAGTGACTGGGGCGCCCGACGGCGCGGATGCGTCTGCTGTTGCCACGTCCATGAGGGGAGTGCTGGATGCGCTGGATCCTGCGGTATTCCGGGGCATAACGATTACGGCCTCTAGAGGCATTGTGAAAGTATCTGGCGCGGTGCCGAGCGACTCAGATTTGGCTGCCCTCCGGGGCGTTGCCGCTGCCATGCTCGGTGGAGTCCGCATAGACTTGTCGGCCGTGGGGAGCGAGGGCGCTGTGCTCCATACGGTTCATAAAGGCGATACCCTATGGCTCATCGCACAGCGCTACTACGGTGATGGGCGGCGTTGGCCTGAGATACTCCGGCGAAACCCGGCCCTAAAGAGCGATCCGAATGGGCTTCGAGTGGGAGACGAAGTGGTTGTTCCGAACGTGGCTCGCTGAAGGTTAGGATCCTGGAGACAAGCGGGTCACTGTTGGCCTCGGCGGCAACTGAAGGGGATCCCGTCTAGTCCCCCAAGGTCGTCCTATGGATGGTGGAGCCTCTAATCACGAGTTGCGTCCCGACTACCTCGTCGTCTGGCGCCTCTCCCGCGATCATTCTGTCTAGCATGACAACTGACCGCTGTCCAATCCCGAAATCGTCCTGATGCACAGAAGTGAGGTCTGGGGCGGTTAGCGGCGCGGCGATGCCGTCGTCATAGCCGATCACGGAGACGTCCTCTGGAACTCTGATTCCCTGATGCCTCAGGAAGCTGAGCGCGCCGGCGGCAACGAGGTCGTTGGCTGCGAGAATGGCGTGCACAGGCACGAGCCTGGCCGTGAGCTCCCGCGCCGCTTCGAAACCAGCCCGGAAATCGTAGCCAGACATGACTACTAGGTCAAGATCTAGAGGGATCCCCTCTTCAAGCAGCGCCTTCTTGTAACCGGTGAATCGGTCTAGTGTGGAAAAGGCGCCAGCACGGGGTTGGAGTGATGCTTCGTCGATCTCCTGTGCTGTACATGGAGGCTTCCAGAATCCAGCGAGAAAGGCCACCCGCTGGCGTCCCAGTTTCAGAAGGTATTTCGTGGCCGTGTAGGCGCCCTGCACATTGTCGGTGTACACGTGTGGGCATCCGGCAACTACCGATCGCCGGGCTGCAATCACAGTTGGAAAACCCTCCACGAACCCGGCCTCAGGCTCCGGAGTGGGCGCCGTAACGGGTGAGAACACGAGCCCGTCAATGTATAGCTCGGCGAACTGGGCCAGAATGCTCTCTTCCACGCTAATGTCGCGCTCGGAGGAGGCGACGATCACCTGCTGGTTGTGCTTTCTGGCCTCATGCAGCGCCCCTGCCACGATGGAGGCGAAGAAAGGAGACGTAATGTCGGGCACAATGATCCCGATCGTCTGCATGGATTGGCCCTTCATAGCTTTTGCGGCTAGATTGGGCCTATAGCTGAGCCTCCCGGCAGCTTCCATGACCTTTCTGTGCAACTCCGGCCCAACGGGGCGCGATCCGCTCAGTACCCGCGAGACCGTGGAAA
It encodes the following:
- a CDS encoding prolyl oligopeptidase family serine peptidase: MSKRENGSLQCLAIIVSLVMALCLASSANVVAASENAHLPTIEEELAIKTWLVVGPFSIGQREDFVDPLYEHGGQLHIAPEAGMQHSSTMTPGGVAEWKAAVADANGSVAIPDTDVDFDRRESCYGFPGYLSLNYGYAEFESCGDQRVLIRADRTAAFWLNGIQYEGNPYGYGFVLIPAVLKDGVNKVLAKTTRGAFTFRVLPAPEPAAFAMGDLIAPDAILGARLDAWIGVPVINCTEKEIDVEVVLGSADNALFAPTSTRLGRVAPLSTIKVPVPVKTLRAITDQDAPEGKMKLAITLRTEGFEAQESITLSAKSPTEVYTTTFVSRNDGSVQKFSVVPPANFDPAAKYGLILTLHGASVECQGQAACYSPKDWAYVVAATNRREFGFDWQDWGRLNALETLDEAMKAFSIDPNRVWLTGHSMGGHGTWNIGLQYPDKFAAIAPSAGWNSFETYVPFSLRQDCAFAPPELLAIQQSVERGNNSLAIMENAANLPAYVLQGSADDDVPVDHARRAVQTLRWLGSEVQYCEKPGLPHWWDEEGPGTACVDYPELMDFLKTHTRNPVPTRVVYKTTDLGINNGAYWAWIDKQTKVFHESIIDARSVAPNRIAVSTDNVAQFTLDLKEGLVGLGIVDLVVDGETIPMTLGQYGPVTLHRTDGGKFTLGRVAATRFEKTPEMFGPIRAAYFSPFVLVYGTRGSEDETNVTLSLARLQAQRWWRQGNGYTRIIPDTAVTDDIIANYNLILFGGPNINSFTTRISEGLPVKIDGQRIELGNHAYAHDNLSVRFVYPNPLNPKRYVVVNAGTSIDGLKMTELVNIIRSSAPLPDYVIYGEKAWVKGWSGFLAAGFFDNRWQVDESQGYFRETAR
- a CDS encoding alpha/beta hydrolase, producing the protein MQAVHFGLVLGVLALIGVAYGIGDSYVMRRLFDVRGTTEGDAFDYMEKNELYTRAQFDALHKEEITITSADGLRLHAFYIEPYPESKKVVIVMHGYAALFTHNLPQAEMFIEQGCNVLLVSQRAQGRSEGRYVTFGYREKDDLDQWVEWAAHRKGNGVTIGLFGQSMGGATVLEYASMNRRAQFIIADCPYSDMTDLMRRQFAKRHLPPGIAVSFVNFVMQRRLGFRMSDVSPIRSVRGAAVPILWIHGGEDHLIPASMSQAMYDVKQGKKRIWIVPGAKHADMYALQPEEYREVVREFLAGI
- a CDS encoding LysM peptidoglycan-binding domain-containing protein — translated: MGRGHPRRLTRRRRLRGAKNLGKEYREPSSARPESGADGDGSFSSEAYDAGLEAVRSGNLTRALRMLRTAANARPDMVEAWVEMGRIHAQMGEHGRAVKCWKRALAIDPSNTASKAGIARANRIRVSSRKPRVFARALVILAGCLLVILAVVWLRGSIARRSARAPIAPKSTAPGMPAVTSAPAASAVTGAPDGADASAVATSMRGVLDALDPAVFRGITITASRGIVKVSGAVPSDSDLAALRGVAAAMLGGVRIDLSAVGSEGAVLHTVHKGDTLWLIAQRYYGDGRRWPEILRRNPALKSDPNGLRVGDEVVVPNVAR
- a CDS encoding LacI family DNA-binding transcriptional regulator: MGKHSSQARRVTITDIAAAAGVSISTVSRVLSGSRPVGPELHRKVMEAAGRLSYRPNLAAKAMKGQSMQTIGIIVPDITSPFFASIVAGALHEARKHNQQVIVASSERDISVEESILAQFAELYIDGLVFSPVTAPTPEPEAGFVEGFPTVIAARRSVVAGCPHVYTDNVQGAYTATKYLLKLGRQRVAFLAGFWKPPCTAQEIDEASLQPRAGAFSTLDRFTGYKKALLEEGIPLDLDLVVMSGYDFRAGFEAARELTARLVPVHAILAANDLVAAGALSFLRHQGIRVPEDVSVIGYDDGIAAPLTAPDLTSVHQDDFGIGQRSVVMLDRMIAGEAPDDEVVGTQLVIRGSTIHRTTLGD